Proteins encoded in a region of the Deltaproteobacteria bacterium genome:
- the yidD gene encoding membrane protein insertion efficiency factor YidD yields MLNSAARAAIRGYQLLLSPYFGQRCRFWPSCSSYALEAIERHGLIKGGAYSVRRLARCHPFHPGGIDPVPGTSSENR; encoded by the coding sequence ATGCTCAATAGCGCTGCCCGAGCGGCAATCAGGGGATATCAGTTGTTGCTGAGTCCCTATTTTGGTCAGCGCTGCCGGTTCTGGCCCTCCTGTTCATCCTATGCGCTGGAAGCCATCGAGCGACATGGCTTGATCAAGGGTGGTGCGTACTCCGTCAGGCGCCTGGCTCGGTGTCATCCCTTCCATCCGGGCGGTATCGATCCCGTACCTGGCACAAGCAGCGAAAACCGATGA